The nucleotide window GCACCCCATCGCTGGTCATACTATCCGTGTCGAACCCCGTCCAacaatccaccacctcgatCACACTCTCCGTTGTATTCATCCCCTTAGCCCACTCTGGAATCGCTTCATTCAACCTGACCACTCTCTCCCCACACTCTTCACAAAACACCGAGTCCAACGGAATGATCTGAGCAACGATAATCCTCATGACCTTCTTACTCTCCCTCATCCAATCGACCATCGTCCCAAACGCCTGCAAGATCTCCGCCGTCGGCTTGTTGTTCAACACGTCGTTAGTTCCCAAgtgcatcatcaccacatcagGCTTGGAACTCTCCAGCCACGGAACAAGTTTCCCTTCCGAGACGATTCCGGTGGCCTGTATCATAACGTGCCCTTCGTTTGCCCCGTCATATTCAAAATCGCACTGTTGACCAGACCGGGAGCCGACGaacttggtgttggtgatggaggctTGCTGGAGGCGGCGCCAGAGGAGGGCTTGCCAGCAGCTTTCGGGGCCGCCGGTGATGGAGTCGCCTAGGGGTAATATCCTCACTGTCGACTGAGACCATACTGGGAGAATTGAAGCGCTGAGAATGACGATGAGAGGGTACGAGCTGGTATGTGACGGGGAGAGTCGCATCTTGACAGCTGAGGCGGGAGATAGTCAGGAGGCCCCGAGGACACTGACCATGTTCTTTCTGATGGGAGAAGACGGCATTTTAAGAGCCCGAGGCTGACGTGGTATGATCCTCCGTATGTGTGATCCTTGGCGGCCCCTTACCCCCTCTTACCTAATGACCCCAGGGCTTCCAA belongs to Podospora bellae-mahoneyi strain CBS 112042 chromosome 6, whole genome shotgun sequence and includes:
- a CDS encoding hypothetical protein (EggNog:ENOG503PAC8; CAZy:CE3; COG:G); the protein is MRLSPSHTSSYPLIVILSASILPVWSQSTVRILPLGDSITGGPESCWQALLWRRLQQASITNTKFVGSRSGQQCDFEYDGANEGHVMIQATGIVSEGKLVPWLESSKPDVVMMHLGTNDVLNNKPTAEILQAFGTMVDWMRESKKVMRIIVAQIIPLDSVFCEECGERVVRLNEAIPEWAKGMNTTESVIEVVDCWTGFDTDSMTSDGVHPNNAGNEKVAECWFQPLSRAIESVGGGEEVSAAASPVMGAGSKLGIAAVAVTVLCRWWW